One part of the Ziziphus jujuba cultivar Dongzao chromosome 2, ASM3175591v1 genome encodes these proteins:
- the LOC107417846 gene encoding phenylalanine--tRNA ligase, chloroplastic/mitochondrial: MATAISFAQFIRLSKTSVFLHGNGLRSFTNSVSFSSASSSALSSPQLLKKKWRQPVVSVLELGGTKIAKDDVIRDDPTNNVPDTIFAKLGMQLHRRDKHPLGILKNAIYEYFDTSYSNKFDKFDDLCPIVSVKENFDDVLVPADHVSRSYNDTYYVDSETVLRCHTSAHQAELLRRGHTHFLVTGDVYRRDSIDSTHYPVFHQMEGVRVFSPEDWSESGIDATSYAAEDLKKCLEGLARHLFGAVEMRWVDTYFPFTNPSFELEIFFQEKWLEVLGCGVTEQEILKRSGKADNVAWAFGLGLERLAMILFDIPDIRLFWSSDERFTSQFSTGQLGIKFKPFSKYPPCYKDVSFWINESFTENNLCEVVRGIAGDIVEEVRLIDNFTNKKGMTSHCYRIAYRSMERSLTDEEINKLQWDVREQVQNKLNVVMR; the protein is encoded by the exons ATGGCAACGGCCATTTCGTTTGCACAATTCATTCGCTTATCCAAAACCTCAGTTTTTCTCCACGGGAATGGCCTGAGAAGCTTCACAAATTCAGTGTCTTTCTCTTCTGCTTCATCTTCTGCTCTTTCTTCTCCTCAGTTGCTCAAGAAGAAATGGAGACAGCCAGTGGTTTCGGTTCTGGAGCTCGGCGGCACCAAAATTGCCAAAGATG ATGTGATCAGAGACGACCCTACAAATAATGTGCCAGATACAATTTTTGCAAAACTTGGAATGCAACTTCATAGGAGAGATAAACATCCACTTGGGATTCTGAAGAATGCAATATACGAATACTTTGATACCAGTTACTCCAACAAGTTTGATAAGTTTGATGACCTATGCCCAATTGTCTCTGTAAAGGAG AACTTTGATGATGTATTGGTTCCTGCTGATCATGTAAGTCGAAGCTATAATGACACCTACTATGTTGATTCTGAAACTGTTTTAAGGTGCCATACAAGTGCTCATCAGGCAGAGTTGTTACGAAGAGGGCACACTCATTTCCTTGTAACAGGAGATGTGTACCGAAGGGATTCCATTGACTCAACTCACTACCCTGTATTCCATCAG ATGGAGGGTGTTCGTGTCTTCTCTCCAGAAGATTGGAGTGAATCTGGCATTGACGCTACATCTTATGCAGCTGAAGACTTAAAGAAGTGCCTTGAGGGTTTGGCACGCCACTTATTTG GTGCTGTTGAAATGCGGTGGGTTGATACATATTTCCCATTTACCAATCCATCATTTGAACTTGAGATCTTTTTCCAG GAGAAATGGTTAGAAGTTTTGGGTTGTGGGGTGACtgaacaagaaatattaaagaGAAGTGGCAAAGCTGATAATGTTGCTTGGGCTTTTGGACTTGGATTGGAGCGCTTAGCAATGATCCTATTTGACATCCCAGATATCCGACTTTTTTGGTCATCTGATGAGAGATTTACTTCTCAG TTTTCCACAGGCCAGCTGGGCATCAAATTCAAGCCTTTTTCAAAG TATCCTCCATGTTATAAAGATGTTAGCTTTTGGATCAATGAATCTTTCACCGAAAACAATTTATGTGAAGTTGTTAGAGGCATTGCTGGGGATATTGTTGAGGAG GTTCGGTTGATAGACAACTTCACAAATAAGAAAGGAATGACCAGTCACTGCTACAGGATCGCATATCGATCCATGGAACGCTCACTTACAGATGAGGAAATCAATAAGCTgcag TGGGACGTAAGAGAGCAGGTGCAGAACAAGTTGAATGTTGTGATGAGATGA
- the LOC107417868 gene encoding uncharacterized protein LOC107417868 produces the protein MSPSTATSSSSSCSSRSASPTTFIGNGSSTSNGVGIAGKNYIEHRVSKMDTLAGVAIKYGVEVADIKRMNGLATDLQMFALKTLQIPLPGRHPPSPCLSNGSTSRGETSTEKSPSDLGQSNLLEPIQSLRLKPPKKNVSPAMSTLQKYYGLRSSYPRGAAEGTETEMAVYNAVGSEFLDDRLLPKASPLPDLVDHHRKSAKFNNGFMPENGAAADYLILSEAGDGESEKSDEKSMRRRSKAEVDFVGGTPERTLKGENSVGSGGFSGSAGKRPKSASRSVLQSDTESAWLNPIPVGLGDSFIADGTVSVRKSSSTSSLKDQENSNSSSVWPTSRWSLKSDLQALSTAAITIPIFDGLPKPITGRRKAALD, from the exons ATGTCTCCTTCAACTGCAacgtcgtcttcttcttcttgttcatcACGTTCAGCATCACCGACTACTTTTATTGGAAATGGAAGTAGTACTAGTAATGGGGTTGGGATTGCGGGTAAGAACTATATAGAGCATCGAGTTTCCAAGATGGATACACTTGCCGGTGTTGCTATCAAATATGGGGTTGAG GTGGCTGACATAAAAAGGATGAACGGTTTGGCTACTGATCTTCAAATGTTTGCTTTGAAGACACTACAAATACCATTACCAGGGAGGCACCCACCATCTCCTTGTTTATCCAATGGTTCTACTTCAAGAGG GGAAACAAGCACTGAGAAGTCACCCTCAGATTTAGGCCAATCTAATCTGTTGGAACCAATCCAATCTCTACGTTTAAAACCCCCCAAAAAGAATGTCTCTCCAGCTATGAGCACTCTGCAGAAGTACTATGGTCTCAGATCTTCTTATCCAAGGGGTGCAGCTGAAGGAACAGAGACAGAGATGGCAGTTTACAACGCTGTAGGTTCAGAATTTTTAGATGATCGGCTGCTGCCAAAAGCCTCACCGCTTCCGGATCTTGTGGACCACCACCGGAAGTCAGCAAAGTTCAACAATGGTTTCATGCCTGAGAATGGTGCAGCAGCTGATTACCTGATCCTTTCAGAAGCTGGTGATGGGGAAAGTGAGAAGTCTGATGAGAAGTCTATGCGAAGGCGTTCGAAAGCTGAAGTTGATTTTGTAGGTGGCACACCAGAAAGGACTTTGAAGGGTGAAAACAGTGTGGGAAGTGGTGGTTTCTCTGGCTCAGCAGGAAAGAGGCCGAAATCAGCAAGCCGATCAGTGCTTCAGTCTGATACAGAGTCAGCATGGTTGAATCCTATTCCGGTGGGATTAGGTGATTCTTTTATCGCAGATGGGACGGTTTCGGTTCGTAAATCATCAAGCACATCAAGCCTAAAAGACCAGGAAAATAGTAATTCTTCATCAGTTTGGCCAACATCAAGATGGAGCTTGAAATCTGACTTGCAAGCTCTATCAACAGCAGCCATTACCATACCAATATTCGATGGCTTACCAAAACCCATAACTGGACGCAGAAAAGCTGCCCTTGATTAG